One window of Phycisphaeraceae bacterium genomic DNA carries:
- a CDS encoding type II secretion system F family protein — MAAKPGGGRAIGVRQARDERHLAGELRKEKMALLRSVKLPVSVRESTSDVKLKDQAELNTQLAQLLSRGSPLVEALEVTGASVSRTMKPRALRMRDLVAGGASFADACEQVGGFDRVTVALYRAAERTGDLAGAAKQLAIAARRQLQVQGKAATLMIYPAILLTITFLVATFLLTSILPKIGEAMASAGASLPWFTRVLLAIGNFLKDNLFIILIVGALAIGGTVVFRKIVGVVVMGVMRQAPAIRQVVLAQESARFFSVMAALTRCGVPLADALGIASGAITHPQMREQLEKLRARLIEGGVLRNLIDEVTSLPITTRRLMIAAERAGDLQSAFDTLATDMTEEVETRSARLIAMMEPAVIVFLFLVVGSVILGVMLPLLNLSSGLSLGG, encoded by the coding sequence ATGGCCGCCAAGCCCGGGGGCGGGCGCGCGATCGGTGTCCGTCAGGCCCGCGATGAACGACACCTCGCCGGTGAACTCCGCAAAGAAAAAATGGCGCTGCTGCGCTCCGTCAAACTCCCCGTCTCGGTCCGGGAGAGCACGAGCGACGTCAAATTGAAAGACCAGGCCGAACTCAACACGCAGCTCGCCCAGTTGCTCTCCCGCGGTTCGCCTTTGGTCGAGGCGCTCGAAGTCACCGGCGCCTCCGTTTCCAGAACGATGAAACCCCGTGCGCTTCGCATGCGCGACTTGGTCGCGGGCGGTGCCAGTTTCGCCGATGCGTGCGAACAAGTCGGCGGCTTCGATCGCGTGACGGTGGCCCTTTACCGTGCCGCGGAGCGCACCGGCGATCTCGCCGGCGCCGCCAAGCAGCTCGCCATCGCCGCGCGGCGCCAACTGCAGGTGCAGGGCAAGGCCGCGACGCTGATGATCTATCCGGCGATCCTGCTGACCATCACTTTCCTCGTCGCCACCTTCTTGCTGACGAGCATCCTGCCCAAGATTGGCGAGGCGATGGCCTCCGCCGGCGCGTCACTTCCCTGGTTCACGCGCGTGCTGCTCGCGATCGGAAATTTCCTCAAGGACAATCTCTTCATCATCCTGATCGTCGGCGCACTCGCCATTGGCGGGACCGTGGTGTTCCGAAAAATCGTCGGGGTGGTCGTGATGGGCGTCATGCGCCAAGCGCCAGCCATCCGGCAGGTCGTTCTGGCCCAGGAATCCGCACGCTTCTTCAGCGTGATGGCCGCGCTCACCCGCTGCGGCGTTCCGCTGGCGGATGCGCTCGGCATCGCCAGCGGCGCGATCACGCACCCCCAGATGCGCGAGCAGCTCGAAAAACTCCGCGCCCGTCTCATCGAGGGCGGCGTGCTCCGCAACCTCATCGACGAAGTGACGAGTCTGCCCATCACCACGCGCCGGCTCATGATCGCCGCCGAGCGCGCGGGTGATCTTCAGAGCGCCTTCGATACCCTCGCGACCGACATGACCGAAGAAGTCGAAACCCGCTCGGCGCGGCTGATCGCGATGATGGAGCCCGCGGTCATCGTCTTCCTCTTCCTCGTGGTCGGCTCGGTCATCCTGGGCGTCATGCTGCCCCTGCTGAATCTCAGCAGCGGCCTCAGTCTGGGCGGGTGA
- a CDS encoding glycosyltransferase family 1 protein has product MASPIGPTPTANSAALLSLGRGTDSWKFLSLALPALSEQPEQPGLSLLAASHLAKLGLRTCALEQLNGLSEEIRRTPQVLALSAAVGSLQNDELTQSSRWLESNLRALGDRLIGFGVSAPRRPLRAFGASDGNVITFDGEHWANFADSKSLAARSLTEHRASWREQPQAALFVAGCRTPWLFKSASGARPRERLGYRAPICIVEPDTHAFLAALSMSDCSDQLQDDHVRAFVGPSAVDLFAAYQRTRIDLRISGTVAHDAATPAAIFHRVAASVSDVLTEQQAEVPRLEQSVRALYAERDLRWWNARLRERPLRILIPTTRYSTFIQHSSRDIAGAFEAHGHEARVLIEPDGSSCFSAGAYLRAVRDFEPDLILCINFPRAALGDFLPRNLPWVCWIQDQMPHLFDARLGRSLGAFDFTVGHIVDELHDCYGYPRASSMLLPVPASERKFHAAPATSEERARFECEIAYVSHQSETPEAQHTRIVSELRANPSVDNKLLAAMEPLREAVYRHVQLPLSTLPFPDLRSTVQDSLRQSLRGEPDDRTVDLLAATYANPLADRIMRHETLMWASQVAQKNGWRFHIYGNGWSEHPAFGEFAKGPLAHEGELRLSYQCSACHLQATYHMLGHQRLSECVLSGGIPLCRLHWGELAMIVRRAYRRACGDGASFPFNESTLPVTCLPWTDAPALMDLASVLQQLGCIEHASPLASDGARKGALVEPWAVFGPDTQHSSAFDMTGRQAALFFHDQASLESRLSDLVSHRSTRERQIAIARRRIEANHTYLNAAAKILSLITRSLQKDPDRAAA; this is encoded by the coding sequence ATGGCATCACCGATCGGTCCAACCCCGACCGCAAACTCAGCGGCACTCCTGTCGCTCGGACGCGGCACGGACAGTTGGAAGTTTCTTTCGCTCGCGCTGCCCGCACTCAGCGAGCAACCCGAGCAGCCCGGCCTTTCTCTCCTCGCTGCGAGCCATCTCGCCAAACTCGGCCTACGCACCTGCGCGCTCGAACAGCTGAACGGCCTCTCGGAGGAAATTCGACGCACACCGCAGGTGCTCGCGCTCAGCGCCGCCGTCGGTTCACTCCAAAACGATGAACTGACGCAATCCTCTCGCTGGCTCGAGTCCAATTTGCGAGCACTCGGTGATCGACTGATCGGTTTCGGTGTTTCCGCGCCGCGCCGGCCTCTCCGCGCATTCGGTGCGTCCGACGGCAATGTCATCACCTTTGATGGCGAGCACTGGGCCAATTTCGCTGATTCGAAATCGCTCGCTGCTCGCTCGCTCACGGAGCACCGGGCATCCTGGCGCGAACAGCCTCAGGCAGCGCTCTTTGTCGCGGGCTGCCGCACACCCTGGCTCTTCAAGTCCGCGAGTGGAGCCCGCCCGCGCGAAAGGCTTGGCTACCGAGCGCCGATCTGTATCGTCGAGCCCGATACGCACGCGTTTCTCGCCGCGCTCTCCATGTCCGATTGCTCCGATCAATTGCAGGACGACCACGTGCGCGCGTTCGTCGGCCCCAGCGCTGTGGATTTGTTCGCCGCGTACCAGCGCACGCGCATCGATCTCCGCATCAGCGGCACAGTCGCGCACGATGCCGCAACCCCCGCCGCCATCTTCCATCGCGTCGCCGCAAGCGTTTCCGATGTTCTCACCGAGCAGCAGGCGGAAGTGCCGCGGCTGGAGCAATCTGTACGCGCCCTCTACGCGGAACGCGATCTTCGCTGGTGGAATGCACGCCTCCGAGAGCGCCCGCTGCGCATCCTCATCCCCACGACCAGATACTCCACTTTTATTCAACATTCCAGCCGCGATATTGCGGGCGCGTTCGAGGCGCACGGGCATGAAGCACGCGTACTCATCGAGCCCGACGGCTCATCGTGTTTCTCCGCGGGCGCGTACCTCCGCGCCGTACGTGATTTCGAGCCCGACCTCATTCTCTGCATCAACTTCCCGCGCGCAGCGCTCGGCGATTTCCTGCCGCGCAATCTGCCTTGGGTCTGCTGGATCCAGGACCAGATGCCCCACCTCTTCGATGCGAGGCTGGGCCGCTCGCTCGGCGCGTTCGATTTCACTGTCGGCCACATCGTCGATGAGCTGCACGACTGCTACGGCTATCCGCGCGCGTCCAGCATGCTCTTGCCTGTTCCAGCGAGCGAGCGGAAGTTCCACGCGGCGCCGGCGACGAGCGAAGAACGCGCCCGCTTCGAATGCGAAATCGCCTACGTCAGCCACCAGAGTGAGACGCCCGAAGCCCAGCACACGCGCATCGTTTCGGAGTTGCGCGCAAACCCGAGCGTGGACAACAAGCTCCTCGCCGCGATGGAGCCGCTCCGCGAGGCTGTGTACCGACACGTCCAACTGCCGCTTTCCACGCTGCCTTTCCCCGATCTGCGTTCTACCGTGCAGGATTCACTGCGCCAAAGCCTTCGCGGCGAGCCCGACGACCGCACAGTCGACCTGCTCGCGGCAACGTACGCCAATCCTCTCGCCGACCGAATCATGCGCCATGAAACGCTGATGTGGGCGAGCCAGGTCGCGCAAAAGAACGGATGGCGATTTCACATATACGGAAACGGGTGGAGCGAGCATCCGGCTTTCGGCGAGTTTGCGAAGGGCCCGCTCGCGCACGAAGGCGAACTGCGCCTCAGCTACCAATGTTCGGCGTGTCATCTGCAGGCGACCTATCACATGCTCGGCCACCAGCGCTTGTCCGAATGCGTGCTCTCCGGCGGCATTCCTCTGTGCCGCTTGCACTGGGGCGAGCTTGCCATGATCGTCCGCCGCGCTTACCGCAGGGCGTGCGGCGATGGAGCCTCCTTCCCTTTCAATGAGAGCACCTTACCGGTGACCTGCCTGCCTTGGACCGACGCGCCCGCGCTCATGGATCTCGCGAGCGTATTGCAGCAACTCGGCTGTATAGAACACGCTTCGCCGCTCGCATCGGACGGCGCGCGAAAGGGCGCGCTGGTCGAGCCTTGGGCGGTCTTCGGGCCGGATACTCAGCATTCGTCGGCCTTCGATATGACGGGCCGTCAAGCCGCGCTTTTCTTTCACGATCAAGCCTCGCTCGAAAGCAGATTGAGCGATCTCGTATCGCACCGATCGACGCGCGAGCGACAGATCGCGATCGCCCGCAGGCGGATCGAAGCCAACCACACCTATCTGAACGCCGCGGCGAAAATCCTCTCGCTCATCACTCGTTCGCTTCAGAAAGATCCGGATAGAGCAGCCGCATGA
- a CDS encoding tetratricopeptide repeat protein, with product MSGALYQPTIGAPEKQLTQNQLIHSFAGLALGVSLLLGAAGCQTQQKEVVTVPAPPSFDTAKAVQLAEQALKAQRDGDLEKAIALYKQSIQANPELSGVWTNFGVAMMAKQNFPAAAEAFKHALDLSPTDSRPLVNLGVAYLERGWADQAYTYFSQALDRDPNNIDALRGAIMAAQRCGRDDERTLDYIKRLQLIETDPKWKLELGYRRIRLENALKDRNKGTAFPSAGQQRPRDPASVTPSIQPLQPQNEPVQPVMPSGS from the coding sequence GTGAGCGGCGCGCTCTACCAACCAACAATCGGTGCACCGGAGAAGCAGTTGACGCAGAACCAGCTCATTCACTCTTTCGCGGGGCTCGCGCTCGGTGTCTCGCTCCTTCTCGGCGCAGCCGGTTGCCAGACTCAGCAGAAGGAAGTTGTCACGGTGCCCGCGCCTCCCTCGTTCGACACGGCCAAGGCGGTGCAGCTCGCCGAGCAGGCGCTCAAGGCGCAGCGGGACGGCGATCTCGAAAAGGCGATCGCGCTGTACAAACAGTCGATCCAGGCGAACCCGGAGCTTTCGGGCGTGTGGACGAATTTCGGCGTTGCGATGATGGCGAAGCAGAATTTCCCTGCCGCGGCGGAGGCGTTCAAGCACGCGCTCGACCTTTCACCGACGGATTCGCGTCCGCTTGTGAATCTGGGCGTGGCGTATCTGGAGCGGGGCTGGGCGGATCAGGCGTACACGTATTTCAGCCAGGCGCTCGATCGCGACCCGAACAACATCGATGCGCTGCGCGGCGCGATCATGGCGGCGCAGCGCTGCGGGCGCGACGATGAACGCACGCTCGACTACATCAAGCGCCTGCAATTGATCGAGACCGACCCGAAATGGAAACTGGAACTCGGGTATCGGCGGATTCGGCTCGAGAATGCGCTCAAGGATCGGAACAAGGGAACCGCGTTTCCATCCGCCGGGCAGCAGCGTCCGCGCGACCCGGCGAGCGTGACGCCGTCGATCCAGCCGCTGCAGCCTCAGAATGAGCCTGTGCAGCCGGTTATGCCGAGCGGGTCGTGA
- a CDS encoding serine/threonine protein kinase, whose amino-acid sequence MTERPTDPETRTASFGAGDTLAQPATRTLEIGEKPGDSVGPFKLISVLGEGGFGVVWLAERREPIVQRVAIKVIKPGMDSREVVARFEQERQALAVMDHPSIAKVLDAGATPSGRPYFVMEFVKGDPITTFCDKNRLSLRQRLELFLPVLDAVQHAHSKGIIHRDLKPSNVLVASSEGSEHPGLPKVIDFGIAKAVSHVLTDKTLFTQLGQIVGTPEYMSPEQANLTGIDIDTRTDVYSLGVVLYELLTGVLPFDPRDLRSKGYEEIRRIIREVDPPNPSTRLGTMIASGQVAAAQTLAEKRGIRTSELERALRSELEWIPLKAMRKERERRYSTPSEMAQDIRNYLSDRPLMAGPESRRYRARKFVSKHRAGVGVAALIAVVLVGATYVSVRFGLSEKRAREEAQTQREIAEEVNRFLNEDLLLSVDPEVGGIDTKVIELINPAADSLTRRFANRPAVLARLAYSLGAAYLALGAPEEAAPLLELASKTNADGLDDAFRSEVGAKLTEATYRLKSDESAETAVKLARERFDAALKSFGPDDKKTMDAENQLGGALKAARDYAEARRVYQDVLARRRKAFGDKDVDVLITRHNLNLILLQEARAKRSEDKEAAKKLFDAALADRREVSRATEAALGSVHPQTLATLAEECGLLAESGNPDEAIARYPAIIERERNVLGFSHWRTIETTARYGAALKRAGNLPDAIDELNLGLEGTRSVRGPLFGDTFAITDFVVSCLEESQRFDKSEALLLRAYEDAKSAEDADVASERATKLASFFERRKDVERAQRWKKIADAGTN is encoded by the coding sequence ATGACCGAGAGACCGACTGATCCCGAAACCAGGACCGCCTCGTTTGGGGCGGGAGATACTCTCGCGCAGCCCGCGACCCGCACGCTCGAGATCGGCGAGAAGCCCGGCGACTCGGTCGGCCCGTTCAAATTGATCAGCGTGCTTGGCGAAGGCGGCTTCGGGGTCGTCTGGCTCGCCGAGCGCCGCGAACCGATCGTGCAGCGCGTCGCGATCAAGGTCATCAAGCCGGGCATGGATTCGCGCGAGGTCGTCGCGCGCTTCGAACAGGAGCGCCAGGCCCTCGCCGTCATGGATCATCCGAGCATCGCCAAGGTGCTCGACGCCGGCGCAACTCCTTCAGGTCGTCCGTACTTCGTGATGGAGTTCGTGAAGGGTGATCCGATCACAACATTCTGTGACAAGAACCGCCTCTCGCTCCGCCAGCGTCTCGAGCTCTTCCTTCCTGTGCTCGATGCGGTCCAGCATGCCCACAGCAAGGGAATTATCCACCGCGATCTCAAGCCCAGCAACGTGCTCGTCGCGAGCTCGGAAGGCTCCGAGCACCCCGGCCTGCCCAAAGTCATCGACTTCGGGATCGCCAAGGCCGTGAGCCACGTGCTCACCGACAAAACGCTCTTCACGCAACTGGGCCAGATCGTCGGCACCCCCGAGTACATGTCGCCCGAACAGGCCAATCTTACCGGCATCGACATCGACACGCGCACCGACGTCTACTCGCTCGGCGTCGTGCTCTACGAGTTGCTCACCGGCGTTCTGCCCTTCGATCCGCGCGATCTCCGCAGCAAGGGCTACGAAGAAATCCGGCGCATCATCCGCGAGGTCGATCCGCCGAACCCGAGCACGCGTCTCGGAACCATGATTGCCTCCGGCCAGGTCGCCGCGGCACAAACACTCGCCGAGAAACGCGGCATCCGCACCTCCGAACTCGAACGCGCCCTCCGCTCCGAACTCGAATGGATCCCGCTCAAGGCCATGCGCAAGGAGCGCGAACGCCGCTATTCGACTCCCTCCGAAATGGCACAGGACATCCGCAACTACCTGAGCGACCGTCCGCTGATGGCCGGGCCGGAGTCGCGCCGCTACCGCGCCCGCAAGTTCGTGAGCAAGCACCGCGCAGGCGTCGGAGTGGCCGCGCTGATCGCCGTGGTGCTCGTCGGCGCCACCTATGTGAGCGTGCGGTTCGGCCTTTCCGAAAAACGCGCCCGCGAAGAAGCGCAGACCCAGCGCGAGATCGCCGAGGAAGTCAACCGCTTTCTGAACGAGGATCTCTTGCTCTCCGTCGACCCCGAAGTCGGAGGAATCGATACCAAGGTCATCGAACTCATCAATCCCGCGGCAGACTCCCTCACCAGGCGCTTCGCCAATCGCCCCGCCGTTCTCGCGCGTCTGGCCTACAGCCTCGGCGCCGCGTATCTTGCGCTCGGCGCACCGGAAGAAGCAGCGCCCCTGCTCGAACTCGCCTCAAAGACCAACGCCGACGGGCTCGACGACGCATTCCGATCCGAAGTCGGCGCGAAACTGACCGAGGCGACGTACCGGTTGAAATCAGACGAATCCGCGGAAACCGCGGTCAAGCTCGCGCGCGAACGCTTCGATGCCGCGCTGAAGTCGTTCGGCCCCGATGACAAAAAAACGATGGACGCTGAAAACCAGCTCGGCGGAGCGCTCAAAGCGGCCCGCGACTACGCGGAAGCGCGCAGGGTCTATCAGGACGTGCTCGCGCGCCGGCGAAAAGCCTTCGGTGACAAGGATGTCGATGTGCTCATCACCCGCCACAACCTGAATCTCATCCTGCTCCAGGAGGCCCGCGCCAAACGGAGCGAAGACAAAGAAGCCGCGAAAAAGTTGTTCGACGCGGCACTCGCAGATCGGCGCGAAGTCTCGCGTGCCACCGAGGCCGCGCTCGGTTCGGTTCACCCGCAAACGCTCGCGACCCTGGCGGAAGAATGCGGCCTTCTCGCCGAGAGCGGCAATCCGGACGAAGCGATCGCGCGATACCCCGCGATCATCGAGCGCGAGCGCAACGTACTCGGTTTCTCCCACTGGCGCACGATCGAGACAACCGCCCGTTACGGCGCCGCGCTCAAGCGCGCGGGAAATCTCCCCGACGCGATCGACGAACTCAATCTCGGTCTCGAGGGCACGCGCTCGGTCCGCGGCCCGCTCTTCGGCGACACCTTCGCGATCACCGATTTCGTCGTTTCATGTCTCGAAGAATCGCAGCGTTTCGACAAATCCGAAGCGCTGCTCCTCCGCGCGTACGAGGATGCCAAGAGCGCCGAAGACGCAGACGTCGCTTCGGAGCGTGCCACCAAGCTCGCGTCGTTCTTCGAACGGCGCAAAGACGTGGAAAGGGCGCAGCGGTGGAAGAAAATCGCGGACGCCGGCACGAACTAA
- a CDS encoding glycosyltransferase: MTTPLSIVIPAYNAERTIEQAVASVLAQSHEGLELVVVDDGSTDGTFERVARVRDPRMRVIRTQNRGVAAARNRGLSMVEGDFVGFLDADDAFEPDFARSVLDSIGNCDAIATAYRDADHLLRPSSLAWYPAAEELTIARLRETNPLAPGATVFRTDALHHLVRTYGEAFPADNHIEDWEMLLRFTALGAKWARPIERPLLLYRLTQDSRSSKVIEIWKDGCDQIGRWVPRPEQDAARRRWTLRQLMRALFAGQAENTRTMLSWLGELRDSDRSVLEGAARSLARREAAATGSAPSGPSLGDRLSPLGQSIATNLTAHALAPSWDTLAVRASQIHPDRARLVIYGFGRNGREAARALELAGIAFHVCDDNPAFRHERAIAPINLTPLDLVLVTPDDRGAILARLRSFGHVRLFTVDHLRDQLPAAA, encoded by the coding sequence ATGACCACGCCATTGTCCATCGTCATCCCGGCGTACAACGCCGAACGAACGATCGAGCAAGCCGTCGCGAGCGTCCTCGCTCAATCGCACGAGGGGCTCGAGCTCGTCGTGGTTGACGACGGCAGCACCGACGGCACGTTCGAGCGCGTCGCCCGCGTGCGCGATCCCCGCATGCGCGTGATCCGCACGCAGAACCGGGGCGTCGCCGCCGCCCGCAACCGTGGCCTCTCCATGGTTGAGGGCGACTTCGTCGGTTTTCTCGATGCGGACGACGCCTTCGAACCCGATTTCGCCCGCTCCGTGCTCGACTCGATCGGTAATTGCGACGCGATCGCGACTGCTTACCGCGATGCCGACCACCTTCTGAGGCCGTCGTCGCTCGCGTGGTATCCCGCCGCCGAAGAACTCACGATCGCTCGCCTTAGAGAGACCAACCCGCTCGCTCCCGGCGCCACGGTCTTCCGCACCGACGCGTTGCATCACTTAGTCCGGACGTACGGCGAGGCATTCCCCGCCGACAACCACATCGAAGATTGGGAGATGCTTCTGCGCTTCACCGCGCTCGGAGCCAAGTGGGCGCGGCCGATCGAGCGCCCGCTCCTGCTCTATCGCCTCACGCAGGATTCTCGCTCTTCGAAAGTCATCGAGATCTGGAAAGACGGCTGCGATCAGATCGGCAGATGGGTTCCGCGTCCGGAACAAGATGCGGCACGCCGGCGCTGGACCCTGCGCCAACTGATGCGCGCGCTCTTCGCCGGGCAGGCCGAGAACACCCGCACCATGCTGTCTTGGCTCGGCGAACTCCGCGATTCGGACAGATCGGTGCTCGAGGGAGCCGCCCGATCGCTCGCTCGGCGCGAAGCCGCGGCCACCGGCTCGGCACCCTCCGGCCCGTCGCTGGGTGATCGGCTTTCTCCTCTTGGACAGAGCATCGCGACGAATCTGACCGCGCACGCCCTTGCGCCGTCCTGGGACACCCTGGCAGTTCGCGCATCACAGATCCATCCGGATCGCGCCCGACTGGTCATTTACGGCTTCGGGCGCAACGGAAGGGAAGCGGCCCGGGCTCTCGAACTCGCGGGCATCGCGTTCCATGTTTGCGACGACAACCCCGCCTTCCGGCACGAGCGTGCGATCGCGCCGATCAATCTGACTCCCCTGGATCTTGTGCTTGTGACTCCCGATGATCGTGGCGCCATCCTCGCCCGCTTGAGATCGTTCGGACATGTCCGGCTCTTCACGGTCGACCATCTCAGGGATCAGCTCCCCGCGGCGGCCTGA
- the tdh gene encoding L-threonine 3-dehydrogenase: protein MATATLTPPNSRTFDPSKKTMRALYKHHAGEGLKFDPAREKPVPGPRDVLIRVSKVGICGTDRHIWEWDDWAAGRIPVGIVTGHEFVGVIESVGSAVTRYKPGLRVSAEGHITAGVDYNSRTGSAHIASDTRILGIDRDGVFADYVIVPEENVWPVHPKIPDKVAAVLDPLGNAVHTVMAAGVSAKSVLITGTGIIGLMAVTVARAAGAGRIFATDINPQRRELAKKLGALEVYDPRNSSWISDVKKACRNEGVDVLLEMSGSPAAYDQGFSALRNGGTAALLGIPAKPPTFNITQHVVFKGATVLGINGRRMFETWYQMEELLLSGKLELDDIITHEFPLEEFEKAFKTMISGEGIKVVMSVNG from the coding sequence ATGGCCACCGCCACGCTCACGCCCCCCAATAGTCGCACTTTTGATCCTTCCAAGAAAACCATGCGGGCGCTCTACAAGCACCACGCAGGAGAGGGGCTCAAATTTGATCCTGCGCGCGAGAAGCCGGTGCCCGGGCCGCGGGACGTCTTGATCCGGGTTTCGAAGGTGGGCATCTGCGGCACGGACCGCCACATCTGGGAGTGGGACGACTGGGCGGCGGGGCGCATCCCGGTCGGGATCGTCACGGGACACGAATTCGTCGGAGTCATCGAATCGGTCGGTTCGGCGGTAACGCGCTACAAGCCGGGCCTGCGCGTGAGCGCTGAGGGGCACATCACGGCGGGCGTCGACTACAACAGCCGCACGGGCAGCGCGCACATCGCCAGCGACACGCGCATCCTGGGAATCGATCGCGACGGCGTGTTTGCGGATTACGTGATCGTGCCGGAAGAGAACGTGTGGCCCGTGCACCCGAAAATCCCGGACAAGGTTGCGGCGGTCTTGGATCCGCTGGGCAACGCGGTACACACGGTGATGGCGGCGGGCGTGAGCGCGAAGAGCGTTTTGATCACCGGCACGGGAATCATCGGCTTGATGGCCGTCACCGTGGCGCGGGCGGCGGGCGCGGGGCGCATCTTCGCGACCGATATCAACCCGCAGCGGCGGGAACTGGCGAAGAAGCTCGGCGCGCTTGAGGTGTACGACCCGCGGAACAGTTCGTGGATCAGCGACGTCAAGAAGGCGTGCCGCAATGAGGGCGTGGATGTGCTGCTCGAGATGTCGGGTTCGCCCGCGGCATACGACCAGGGGTTCAGCGCGCTGCGGAACGGCGGAACGGCGGCGCTGCTCGGCATTCCGGCGAAGCCCCCCACGTTCAACATCACGCAGCACGTGGTGTTCAAAGGCGCGACGGTTCTCGGAATCAACGGGCGCCGGATGTTCGAGACGTGGTATCAGATGGAAGAGCTGCTGTTGAGCGGCAAGCTGGAACTCGATGACATCATCACGCACGAATTCCCGCTCGAAGAGTTCGAGAAGGCGTTCAAGACCATGATCTCCGGGGAGGGGATCAAGGTTGTGATGAGTGTGAACGGGTAA
- the waaF gene encoding lipopolysaccharide heptosyltransferase II has protein sequence MPGSEQPKPHRLLVVCPSWLGDCVMATPALRRLRSNLPGCFIGGLLRPGMDEVLAGLPCFDEVHVARSSGVMGPKFVAAKIRPRRYDAAVLLTNSFSTALIVRIAGIPRRIGYDRDARGLLLTDRLTPPTRSDGRRSPVSAVTYYQSLAARTLGVPDAALSQSENKLSLCVTAADAARAREIFDRADISPDTPRVILNPGGNNAAKRWPIDRFAALAKHLHESRGLAIFLNGSPGEADLVDEIAGRSGVPCVCLPHLGIIIGSLKALIQGSALMVTNDTGPRHIAAAFSVPLVSLFGPTDPRWTTIVAPAGETILTADPSLPESEVADDHPDRCSIDRISLESVLAAADQALSSKTASFRPESLPS, from the coding sequence ATGCCGGGCTCCGAGCAGCCAAAGCCCCACCGCCTCCTCGTCGTTTGCCCCTCATGGCTGGGTGACTGCGTCATGGCGACGCCCGCGCTCCGTCGCCTCCGAAGCAACCTTCCCGGCTGCTTCATCGGCGGCCTTCTCCGCCCCGGCATGGATGAGGTACTGGCCGGGCTTCCTTGCTTTGACGAGGTTCACGTGGCCCGTTCTTCCGGCGTCATGGGCCCCAAATTCGTCGCGGCAAAGATCCGCCCCCGCCGCTACGACGCCGCGGTACTGCTTACCAACTCCTTCTCGACCGCACTCATCGTTCGAATCGCCGGCATCCCCCGCCGCATCGGCTACGACCGCGACGCTCGCGGCCTCCTGCTCACCGATCGGCTCACGCCACCAACCCGCTCTGATGGACGCCGAAGTCCTGTTTCTGCAGTCACTTACTACCAGTCTCTTGCCGCTCGCACGCTCGGAGTTCCCGATGCTGCACTTTCGCAATCTGAAAACAAACTTTCACTTTGCGTAACCGCGGCCGACGCCGCGAGAGCCCGTGAAATCTTCGATCGCGCCGACATATCTCCCGATACCCCGCGCGTCATCCTGAACCCCGGTGGCAACAACGCCGCCAAACGCTGGCCCATCGATCGGTTTGCCGCCCTCGCCAAGCACCTGCACGAGAGCCGAGGGCTGGCGATCTTCCTCAACGGCTCGCCCGGCGAAGCAGACCTCGTGGACGAAATCGCCGGCAGGTCCGGCGTCCCCTGTGTCTGTCTGCCCCACCTCGGGATCATAATCGGTTCGCTCAAGGCGCTCATTCAAGGCTCGGCCCTGATGGTCACGAACGACACCGGCCCCCGCCACATCGCGGCAGCGTTTAGTGTCCCGCTTGTTTCGCTCTTCGGCCCCACCGACCCACGCTGGACCACCATCGTCGCCCCCGCCGGTGAAACCATTCTGACTGCTGACCCGTCGCTCCCCGAGTCCGAAGTCGCCGACGACCACCCGGATCGCTGCTCCATCGACCGCATCAGCCTCGAAAGCGTCCTGGCAGCCGCCGATCAGGCTCTTTCCTCAAAAACCGCCTCATTCCGGCCCGAATCACTCCCTTCTTGA
- a CDS encoding type II secretion system protein GspG: MAHLKATKKKALLTAAARGFSLLELTLVLVILGVLMAVAAVNVLAKGESAKRTATRASLSVIKNGLSEYHLTYSAYPLDLQTLVTVKILDAGKLADGWQRPFYYDPTPQSPDQPFILYSKGSDGLAPSQDDISAWENLTPNANP; the protein is encoded by the coding sequence ATGGCACACCTTAAAGCAACCAAGAAAAAAGCCCTTCTCACCGCCGCAGCACGGGGCTTTTCGCTCCTCGAGCTCACGCTCGTGCTCGTCATCCTCGGCGTGCTCATGGCTGTCGCGGCGGTCAATGTCTTGGCAAAGGGTGAATCCGCAAAGAGAACCGCTACGCGAGCGTCTCTCTCCGTGATCAAGAACGGGCTCTCGGAATATCACCTGACCTACAGCGCTTATCCGCTCGATCTTCAGACGCTCGTCACCGTCAAGATTCTCGACGCCGGAAAACTCGCGGACGGGTGGCAGCGTCCTTTCTACTACGACCCCACCCCGCAAAGCCCCGATCAGCCGTTCATTCTTTACAGCAAGGGATCCGATGGTCTCGCGCCCTCGCAAGATGACATCAGCGCCTGGGAAAACCTGACTCCGAACGCAAACCCCTGA